In Maridesulfovibrio sp., a single genomic region encodes these proteins:
- a CDS encoding tetratricopeptide repeat protein encodes MKNRSFVRSRRRLILLGIALAAVIMLSGCGVKREAPGLHQTGTVAFMLNCDKTASVYFEKAIETDPEYGPSYIMLGDCYLREGKYQKAVDVINKGMTLDLDDGHIRLAHRKLARAYKQLGKPEKALEHITAYTRMSVYQDKFTPDKISETETFVSELNLAGGNETVSIGRIIEETVKDKEKSSIPDQKEQETDIVEMLTFGLI; translated from the coding sequence ATGAAGAACCGTTCATTTGTACGGAGCAGGAGAAGGCTTATCCTGCTGGGAATTGCCCTGGCAGCGGTGATCATGCTCTCCGGCTGCGGAGTCAAAAGGGAAGCCCCCGGCCTTCACCAGACCGGAACAGTTGCTTTTATGCTCAACTGTGACAAAACGGCATCCGTGTATTTTGAAAAAGCCATTGAGACCGATCCGGAATACGGTCCGAGCTACATCATGCTTGGAGACTGCTATCTGCGGGAAGGCAAATATCAGAAGGCCGTGGACGTAATCAATAAAGGGATGACCCTTGACCTTGATGATGGGCACATACGCCTCGCCCACCGAAAACTGGCAAGAGCCTACAAGCAGCTTGGTAAACCAGAAAAAGCTCTGGAACACATAACAGCATACACCCGCATGTCCGTGTATCAGGACAAGTTTACTCCGGATAAAATCTCGGAAACCGAAACATTCGTATCCGAGCTTAATCTTGCCGGAGGAAACGAAACTGTATCCATAGGCCGGATAATCGAAGAAACAGTCAAGGATAAGGAAAAATCCAGCATCCCGGACCAAAAGGAACAAGAAACCGACATAGTTGAAATGCTCACCTTCGGACTTATCTGA
- a CDS encoding translesion error-prone DNA polymerase V autoproteolytic subunit — protein sequence MSHNTTQILIPDSKGRTEFPLMLSQVAAGFPSPAEDYIERKMDLNEYLVKNTAATFFVRCCGDSMRDANILSGDILIVDRSLDAANNSIIIAAVNGELTVKRIRAAKDGIYLVPENPEYQPLEITTDTSFEIWGVVTYIIHKAAK from the coding sequence ATGTCCCACAATACGACTCAGATACTTATCCCGGACAGCAAAGGCAGGACGGAGTTTCCTCTGATGCTGTCGCAGGTTGCGGCAGGGTTCCCTTCCCCGGCTGAAGACTACATTGAAAGGAAAATGGACCTGAATGAGTATCTGGTAAAAAATACTGCGGCAACATTCTTTGTCCGATGCTGCGGCGATTCCATGCGCGATGCCAACATCCTGTCCGGAGATATTCTGATTGTGGACAGATCGCTTGACGCCGCCAACAACTCCATAATCATAGCCGCCGTGAACGGAGAGCTTACGGTAAAACGAATCCGGGCAGCCAAGGACGGGATCTACCTAGTTCCGGAAAATCCGGAATATCAGCCGTTGGAAATAACAACCGATACTTCCTTTGAAATATGGGGAGTCGTGACCTATATAATTCACAAGGCCGCCAAATGA
- a CDS encoding transporter substrate-binding domain-containing protein, protein MHAAYVACAAPVRVEGDFNYPPYEFLDNGIPSGFNIDIIRAIASVENFDIRIRLRQWNDVVKDLKTDQCDVVSGMFYTPERADRFDFSVPHNILSHSMFVRKDSPEFDLEDLAHKELIVERGDIMHDYALKYYPDAKIFPVASQEEALRLLSSGSHDVALLGKLPGLFKIDHRNLVNVKSMGPGFAFGDYCFVVQKGESRLLRQLNEGLSIIHQTGEYDRIYKKWFGHYEHKSAYRQFVKYAVMVLTPLLGFLVFFMFWIWLLRNRVRRKTCELLAELHERKRIEQEIRTVQSYMSSVIDSMPSVLIGVDRNCKVTHWNREAARVFEADQDQVRGLPLDIAAPHLANEVDRVMEALKTREKRIAPRMRRVSGGRTTYEEITVYPLMEENIDGAVIRIDDITERINLEQMIMQSEKMMSIGGLAAGMAHEINNPLAVIVGHAQNIRRRVSPEIRKNSDAAEECGVSIESLDKYFSSRGIYRMLDSIIESGNRAAKIVLNMLSFSRKSDNVLSKYDLAEVLDRTLELASSDYDLKKEYDFKRINIVREYGAGVPAVRCEGNEIQQVFLNLIRNGAEAMAEKKYGTDSPQFTMRINKDGEMVRIEIEDNGPGMSEDIRSRIFEPFYTTKDVGKGTGLGLSVSYFIITDHHKGTMKVDSMPGHWTRFTLRLPVKGEYDL, encoded by the coding sequence TTGCATGCCGCGTATGTTGCATGCGCCGCTCCTGTCCGTGTTGAAGGTGACTTCAACTACCCGCCATACGAGTTTCTTGATAACGGTATTCCTTCCGGATTCAATATCGACATAATCCGGGCGATCGCTTCTGTGGAAAATTTTGATATCAGAATCAGGCTTCGCCAGTGGAATGATGTTGTCAAGGATCTGAAAACCGATCAATGCGATGTCGTTTCCGGGATGTTCTATACCCCGGAGCGGGCCGACCGGTTTGATTTTTCCGTTCCGCACAATATCCTTTCACACTCCATGTTTGTCCGTAAGGATTCCCCTGAGTTTGATCTTGAAGACCTTGCCCATAAGGAATTGATAGTTGAGCGAGGTGACATCATGCATGATTACGCACTCAAATATTATCCGGATGCGAAAATTTTCCCGGTTGCTTCACAGGAAGAAGCTCTGCGCCTTCTTTCTTCGGGAAGTCATGATGTGGCTTTGCTGGGCAAGCTGCCCGGACTGTTCAAAATTGATCACAGGAATCTTGTGAATGTCAAAAGCATGGGGCCGGGATTTGCTTTCGGAGATTACTGTTTTGTTGTTCAGAAAGGGGAAAGCAGGTTACTGCGGCAATTGAACGAAGGGCTGAGCATAATTCATCAAACCGGCGAATATGATCGTATATATAAAAAATGGTTTGGGCACTATGAACACAAAAGTGCCTACAGACAGTTCGTGAAATATGCGGTGATGGTGCTCACTCCGCTGCTGGGTTTTCTGGTTTTTTTCATGTTCTGGATATGGCTTCTTCGCAACAGGGTGCGCAGAAAAACCTGTGAACTGCTTGCTGAACTGCATGAAAGAAAGCGTATCGAGCAGGAAATAAGGACGGTTCAGAGTTATATGAGCAGCGTCATTGATTCCATGCCCTCCGTGCTCATAGGGGTCGACCGGAATTGCAAAGTAACCCATTGGAACAGGGAGGCCGCACGAGTTTTTGAAGCAGATCAGGACCAGGTCCGTGGTCTTCCGCTCGATATAGCCGCTCCGCATCTTGCCAATGAAGTGGATCGGGTAATGGAGGCTCTGAAGACCAGAGAAAAACGGATCGCACCTAGGATGAGAAGGGTTTCCGGAGGAAGGACAACGTATGAAGAGATCACCGTATATCCTTTGATGGAAGAGAATATTGACGGAGCCGTGATCAGGATAGACGACATCACCGAGCGCATTAATCTTGAGCAGATGATAATGCAGAGTGAAAAAATGATGTCCATAGGAGGTCTGGCTGCCGGAATGGCCCATGAAATAAACAATCCTCTGGCTGTAATTGTAGGTCATGCGCAGAACATCAGACGAAGAGTTTCCCCGGAAATAAGGAAAAATTCCGATGCTGCCGAAGAGTGCGGTGTTTCTATTGAGTCGCTTGATAAGTATTTTTCCTCCCGCGGTATCTACAGAATGCTGGACAGTATTATCGAATCCGGTAACAGGGCAGCAAAGATAGTACTCAATATGCTTAGTTTCAGCCGCAAAAGTGACAATGTGCTGTCCAAATACGATCTGGCCGAAGTCCTTGACCGCACGCTGGAGCTTGCTTCCAGTGATTACGATCTGAAAAAGGAATATGATTTCAAAAGAATTAATATAGTCAGGGAGTATGGAGCCGGAGTTCCCGCTGTCCGCTGTGAGGGAAATGAGATCCAGCAGGTTTTTTTGAACCTCATCCGCAACGGGGCTGAGGCCATGGCGGAAAAAAAATACGGAACCGATTCACCGCAGTTTACCATGCGCATCAATAAGGACGGTGAGATGGTGCGCATCGAGATAGAGGATAACGGCCCGGGAATGTCCGAAGATATCCGCAGCAGAATTTTTGAACCGTTTTACACCACAAAAGATGTGGGCAAGGGTACCGGTTTGGGGCTTTCCGTATCATATTTTATTATTACCGATCATCATAAAGGGACCATGAAGGTTGATTCCATGCCCGGACACTGGACGAGATTCACCTTACGCCTTCCGGTGAAAGGCGAATATGATTTGTGA
- a CDS encoding biotin carboxylase N-terminal domain-containing protein, which yields MNPKTDKVLIANRGEIAVRIMQACKDLGLDFVCVYTDEDKDSGHVTMARKLGGKESIYKIRSYNDAGDILSVADETMCTAVHPGYGFFSENFRFARRVTERDRPMTFIGPSWWVIRDLGDKINTKRLARKLDVPTIPGSDRAIYDELEAEEIADNLFEFQSKQGVKNPVVLVKASAGGGGMGIDEVYSIEEFRQVYRRIRNYSMRTFNDEGVLIEQRIFNFNHLEVQIVSERSGKKHVHFGTRNCSVQSPGRQKRIEVAPGFFPESIAYSFDARKVLDDIVNHSLNMAREINYDNVGTWEWIVTPKGAPFLMEVNTRIQVENGVSAAISRIKGESGVNLIKEQIRLALGDDLGYTQNDITFEGVGIEYRIIAEDTDEKFAPWAGKIEKLSWKEHQWLKMHTHIPKDLPYQIPTEFDPNLALAIIWGGNLDESKRRGLEFLKEFVLEGKDRKGISLKSNLKFLAKKTTNLLEF from the coding sequence TTGAATCCAAAGACAGATAAAGTACTTATTGCCAACAGAGGAGAGATCGCCGTACGCATCATGCAGGCATGCAAAGATCTCGGCCTTGATTTTGTTTGCGTATACACGGATGAAGACAAGGATTCCGGACATGTCACCATGGCCAGAAAGCTCGGCGGCAAGGAATCAATCTATAAAATAAGATCCTACAACGATGCCGGAGACATTCTCTCCGTTGCAGATGAAACCATGTGTACTGCGGTACATCCGGGCTACGGCTTCTTTTCCGAGAACTTCCGCTTCGCCCGCAGGGTAACGGAACGGGATCGCCCCATGACTTTTATCGGCCCTTCCTGGTGGGTAATCCGGGACCTCGGAGACAAGATAAACACCAAACGTCTGGCCAGAAAGCTTGACGTCCCCACCATCCCCGGATCGGACCGCGCCATATACGATGAGCTCGAAGCAGAAGAGATTGCCGACAACCTCTTTGAATTCCAGAGCAAACAGGGTGTAAAAAACCCGGTTGTACTGGTAAAGGCTTCGGCCGGAGGCGGCGGAATGGGGATCGACGAAGTTTATTCCATTGAGGAATTCCGTCAGGTATACCGCCGCATCAGAAACTACTCCATGCGTACCTTCAACGACGAAGGCGTACTCATCGAACAGCGCATCTTCAACTTCAACCACCTTGAAGTACAGATCGTCTCCGAACGCTCCGGCAAGAAGCATGTGCACTTCGGAACCCGTAACTGTTCCGTACAGAGTCCCGGCAGGCAGAAACGAATCGAAGTTGCTCCCGGATTTTTCCCAGAAAGCATCGCCTACTCTTTCGATGCCAGAAAAGTTCTGGACGATATCGTCAACCACTCCCTGAATATGGCCCGTGAAATCAACTATGACAACGTTGGTACATGGGAATGGATCGTGACTCCCAAAGGAGCACCGTTCCTCATGGAAGTAAACACACGTATTCAGGTAGAAAACGGTGTTTCTGCCGCAATTTCCCGCATCAAGGGAGAATCCGGCGTCAACCTGATCAAGGAACAGATCAGACTCGCCCTCGGGGATGACCTTGGATACACTCAGAACGATATCACTTTCGAAGGTGTCGGCATCGAGTACAGGATCATCGCTGAAGATACCGATGAAAAATTCGCTCCCTGGGCAGGTAAAATCGAAAAACTCTCCTGGAAGGAACATCAGTGGCTCAAGATGCACACCCACATTCCGAAAGATCTGCCTTATCAGATCCCCACGGAATTCGACCCCAACCTGGCTCTGGCCATAATATGGGGCGGCAATCTTGATGAAAGCAAGAGACGCGGACTCGAATTCCTCAAGGAATTCGTTCTGGAAGGCAAGGACAGAAAAGGTATATCCTTGAAGTCCAACCTCAAATTCCTGGCCAAGAAAACAACAAATCTACTGGAATTCTAG
- a CDS encoding TetR/AcrR family transcriptional regulator → MTKKDTVLKAAKELFGELGYSGTTFKKIADRAGVAVGLLSHHYGNKEKLFRAAGFDVAEKLSLSLQDEIVQAENGYDAVIRFARRYLEFSVDPDEDFLVLIRCSPFSDLKTGDDRDAMVHKFAQIPMMLENCVARGVRDGSLPDVPVPETSSVVLCNLVGAVRTKLLTPYSPPQLYEEALNFIRRALKVC, encoded by the coding sequence ATGACCAAAAAGGATACGGTGCTTAAGGCTGCCAAGGAATTGTTCGGGGAGTTGGGGTACAGTGGAACAACATTTAAAAAAATTGCAGACCGTGCCGGGGTGGCTGTAGGTCTCCTGTCCCATCACTATGGCAATAAGGAAAAATTATTCAGAGCTGCCGGGTTTGATGTTGCAGAAAAGCTCAGTCTGTCTTTGCAGGACGAAATCGTACAGGCTGAAAACGGATATGATGCCGTTATCCGGTTCGCCCGGCGTTATCTTGAATTTTCCGTAGACCCGGATGAGGATTTTCTGGTCCTCATACGCTGTTCCCCTTTCAGTGATTTGAAGACCGGTGACGACAGGGATGCCATGGTCCACAAATTTGCTCAGATCCCCATGATGCTTGAAAACTGCGTAGCCCGCGGAGTCAGGGACGGTTCTCTTCCGGATGTGCCTGTTCCGGAGACATCTTCCGTTGTGCTGTGCAATCTTGTGGGAGCTGTCAGAACCAAGCTTCTTACTCCTTACAGCCCACCTCAATTATACGAAGAAGCTTTGAATTTTATCCGACGGGCGTTGAAGGTCTGTTGA
- a CDS encoding Y-family DNA polymerase, whose protein sequence is MRIFALVDCNNFYVSCERLFRPELRNRAVVVLSNNDGCVISRSQEAKNLGIPMGAPAFKYKTFFQANNVEIFSSNYALYGDISYRVTETLRSITPELEVYSIDESFLEFPLQQLRNLPEIGPHLRSHVFKWTGIPVSVGFGPTKTLAKAANRLAKKYTATGGVFSLCARKDMDRLLEKIPVTDVWGIGRRHGKRLLGRGVTTARAFKDLPDLWIKKNMAVTGLHTALELRGTPCFSLENSPPPKKTITSSRSFGRPVSKLSELEESVAAYAARTAEKLREQRGLAGGISVYLTTNRFNSLPQYSNSAVRVFPSATDYTPDLIAAALHCIRSIYKEGFRYKKTAVTIIDICARNHRQCSFFEIQDQTVLNRRKSLMNLLDKTNSRFGRKTLIYGSEGTMQAWRMNRNYKSPSYTTCWDELPEIK, encoded by the coding sequence ATGAGGATCTTCGCCCTTGTAGACTGCAACAATTTTTATGTTTCATGCGAACGTCTCTTCCGTCCGGAACTGCGGAACCGGGCTGTTGTGGTTCTTTCCAACAATGACGGCTGCGTAATCTCACGGTCGCAGGAAGCCAAGAATCTGGGCATCCCCATGGGTGCTCCGGCCTTCAAATACAAAACTTTCTTTCAGGCCAACAACGTGGAAATCTTTTCCTCAAACTATGCCTTATACGGAGATATATCCTACCGCGTAACCGAGACGCTCCGCAGCATAACCCCGGAACTTGAAGTCTACTCCATTGACGAATCCTTTTTGGAATTCCCACTCCAGCAGTTAAGAAATCTGCCCGAAATAGGCCCGCACCTGCGAAGCCATGTTTTCAAATGGACCGGAATTCCGGTTTCCGTTGGTTTCGGCCCGACCAAGACCCTTGCCAAGGCCGCAAACAGGCTTGCAAAGAAATACACGGCAACAGGCGGAGTATTCAGCCTGTGCGCCCGAAAGGACATGGACCGACTGCTGGAAAAAATCCCCGTTACCGACGTATGGGGAATAGGACGCAGGCACGGCAAGAGACTTCTGGGCCGAGGAGTGACCACAGCCCGCGCTTTCAAGGACCTGCCGGATTTGTGGATAAAAAAGAACATGGCCGTCACGGGCCTGCACACCGCCCTGGAGTTGCGCGGCACGCCCTGTTTTTCTCTGGAAAATTCACCTCCGCCCAAAAAGACCATAACTTCTTCCCGATCCTTCGGTCGCCCGGTATCCAAACTTTCGGAACTGGAAGAATCCGTGGCCGCCTATGCGGCCCGTACAGCCGAGAAACTGCGTGAACAAAGAGGACTCGCCGGAGGAATATCCGTTTACCTCACCACCAACAGGTTCAACAGCCTGCCCCAGTACTCCAACTCCGCCGTCCGCGTGTTTCCATCAGCCACAGATTATACCCCGGACCTGATTGCGGCCGCACTGCACTGCATCAGGTCCATTTATAAGGAAGGATTCAGATATAAAAAGACCGCTGTGACCATAATCGATATCTGCGCAAGAAATCACCGGCAGTGCAGTTTCTTTGAAATACAGGACCAGACTGTCCTCAACAGACGCAAATCGTTAATGAACCTGCTGGACAAAACCAATTCCAGATTCGGCAGAAAAACCCTGATCTACGGCTCCGAGGGAACCATGCAGGCATGGAGGATGAACAGAAATTACAAATCGCCATCCTACACAACCTGCTGGGATGAACTCCCGGAAATAAAATGA
- a CDS encoding exopolyphosphatase — protein MRLLTRSDFDGLACAVLLKEIGIMDNWMFVHPKDVQDGKYPGDPNDIVANVPYIEGCGYWFDHHSSEEERLDMAMDFKGMSKSARSAARVIWEYFGGHEKFGDKFDEMLHYVDKVDSGDLTVEEIENPEGWILLGFIMDPRTGLGRYRYFNVSNYQLMEHLIDYCRTLPIDEILDLPDVRERVELYFSRDKEFRDMLKERVEMFGNVAILDLRDQEEIHPGNRFTIYSMYPQCNISIQIIWGKMKQNTVFSVGHSITNRTSKVDVGSVMLKFGGGGHKQVGTCQVPHAEADAVLGQMVALFMDK, from the coding sequence ATGCGTCTTTTGACACGATCTGACTTTGACGGACTAGCCTGTGCGGTCCTTCTCAAGGAAATAGGAATCATGGACAACTGGATGTTCGTGCATCCCAAAGATGTTCAGGACGGGAAATATCCCGGCGACCCCAACGACATTGTCGCCAACGTTCCTTATATAGAAGGATGCGGATACTGGTTCGACCACCACTCCAGTGAAGAGGAAAGACTGGATATGGCCATGGACTTCAAGGGCATGTCCAAAAGCGCCAGAAGCGCTGCAAGGGTCATCTGGGAATATTTCGGCGGCCATGAGAAGTTCGGCGATAAATTCGACGAAATGCTCCACTATGTGGATAAAGTCGACAGCGGCGATCTTACCGTTGAAGAAATTGAAAATCCCGAAGGCTGGATTCTGCTGGGCTTTATAATGGACCCCAGAACAGGACTCGGCCGGTATCGTTATTTCAATGTCAGCAACTACCAGCTGATGGAACACCTGATAGACTACTGCCGCACGCTTCCTATTGATGAAATTCTGGATCTTCCGGACGTCAGGGAAAGAGTGGAACTCTACTTCTCCCGTGACAAGGAATTCCGCGACATGCTCAAGGAACGAGTCGAGATGTTCGGCAATGTAGCAATTCTTGATCTCCGAGACCAGGAAGAGATTCACCCCGGCAACCGTTTCACCATCTACTCCATGTACCCTCAATGCAACATAAGCATTCAGATTATATGGGGAAAGATGAAACAGAACACTGTATTTTCCGTGGGTCACAGCATAACCAACCGTACCAGCAAGGTGGATGTGGGAAGCGTTATGCTGAAATTCGGCGGCGGCGGGCACAAGCAGGTTGGAACATGTCAGGTTCCCCACGCCGAGGCCGATGCGGTTCTCGGCCAGATGGTCGCATTGTTCATGGACAAATAA
- a CDS encoding universal stress protein: MIFAKILIPVDESRHSEAAVKYGASLAQISGAKVILLNCHRPVPTGLGEPNFQKAIDTATRESYAILEKNSAQLKEKKIEFKEKIIGGSTAKVIKSVAETEKCDLIVMGSKGKSDLEGLVVGSVTHKVLHIAPCPVLVVR, encoded by the coding sequence ATGATTTTTGCCAAAATACTTATACCTGTAGACGAATCAAGACACTCTGAAGCCGCCGTCAAATACGGAGCATCCCTTGCGCAGATTTCCGGGGCAAAGGTTATCCTGCTGAACTGCCACCGCCCCGTACCCACCGGGCTCGGAGAACCCAACTTCCAGAAGGCCATTGACACAGCTACGCGTGAATCTTACGCGATCCTTGAAAAAAACAGTGCCCAACTGAAAGAGAAAAAAATCGAATTCAAAGAAAAAATCATAGGCGGATCAACAGCAAAGGTAATAAAATCAGTCGCAGAAACAGAAAAGTGCGACCTTATTGTGATGGGGTCAAAAGGAAAATCCGACCTTGAAGGCCTTGTTGTAGGCAGCGTGACTCATAAAGTGCTGCACATTGCCCCCTGCCCGGTTCTGGTAGTCAGATAA